CGCATGCTCGCCTGAATTAATCCGCCACGTATacctacagaaaaaaaaaaattatttatttacttatttatatatttatttatttttttattttttttaaatactcaccattttcaaacattaacaacATTTCGTAGTCAGTCAACAATTCCAACTTTATTGCAATTTGCTTTAGCATAGCGTCAAAGCTATAGGCAGGCGCGGTAAAGTAGTATGCCAGGTCTAAATTGTATGCTTTCATACAGACATCACGAAAATTTTCGAAAACGTCTGCCAGTAAAAGCacatcaattttcaaatataaatcagAATATTCGCCAAGTGTTCGACATCCAAAGTGATCCCAGACCTCGGTTGCAAACTGATATTCTTTATCTTCAATGTTTTTTTCCGTCAATGAACTATAAAAGTCTTCCTTTGGTGGCAAAGTTGTTTGCTCAAGCTTGGACCAGTCATCCGTATATTCATATGGGTATACCCCCTTTCGGGTAACCAGTGGCATATCCTCGGCAGAAAAATGCTTAGATGTTTCACAGAATTTCGAAAAATCTGGCGTCAAAAGATTTTTAGCTAAATTCTCCAACTTTGTTGCCATAAATCTACACGTGTCTATAAATCGTATGGTAAACGAtttgctaatatatttttaaaatgttataaatttttcCTCGCTATTAGGaattacttttattgtttttgcaTCATACCCCAATTCAGTGACTATAAAATGAGCATCgtaattagttaaattatgaaaaaaacatgGAACGAATTTAGGCTGTTGTAAACTAATATTACATTTAGAACATAATGTCTGCCTAAATTTTCCGGATAGGTGACAATGATCACGGACTTTCTCATTTTTATTAAGGATACATTTACAAAGATTACACTGATTATTTTCATTATGCCTACGTGTATTTTCATCACTCATACATATAGGAACATTTATCTTTAATAACTCTTCAATTTTTAAACCTACCTCTACAATACTATTTACAAAATGCCTCGCAACCTCTTCTCGATTACCACTACCGCGATAAATAACCGGAGAAGTCGgtatattgaatttttcaatAAGCTCCAACGGTACGTCTTCAGATACCTTTACTACAAAACCGTAACTCATAGGTTTATGCCTATGTATTATTGTCGTATTCTCACCCCTGCGCTCATCGGTCTTTATTAGTAACGCCTCAAAATCTGCATACATTGCGAAAGGGTGACGTTGTGCATTTCCCCACGCTTTAAATTCAAGCGTTGTGTCAACTTCGGGCATAATGGGGAGAATAGGTTTATGTGACCCGCAAATAAGTTTATGCTGTTGGAGAGCTAGCTGTCCgcttaacttatattttaaattttggttatCAAATGACGTGAAGCaccgtttacaataatataccgaATGACCGTGTAAGGTAGTTTGTGAACGAATAAGGcgtgaaaaatttgaaatatatatatagtgacttTTTTCATCATCaccgaataaaattatatcgaaATGGTTTGTTTTTGCATCATCTACTACTTTTATTGGATATACATGACTACGttgtaaagatatttttttaactccGTAAATATTTACAGACACCCCCGggttatttttttcgaaaattttaacttcacaCCACGGTGTTGGGAATGATAACCCtgtgaaattatatttgtgCTCATGCTGGTAATAATTTTCGCCTACTCGGTGTTTATTTGGACCTGTCACGTGCTTTGCCAAAATTGcccatttaaaacaatattgatcaTTGTTTTGAGGGTTAATTGTAGCCCGTTTATTAATTAAAGAAGGTGGAAGCTTAATGTAGGATGAGCCAGCTACAGCGTAATTATCAGGTTGTTCGTTAAAAGAACTATTatcttgtgtattattattgttatcggaattattattgttatcggtattattattgttatcggaattattattgttatcggtattattattgttatcggtattattattgttatcggaattattattgttatcggtaTTATTTCCGTTGTCAATATTTCTAATCGGGATTTGAATATTTGGAGTATCGCCCATGGGTGTGTATTTGTAAACTGTTAATAAAAGTCCATCGATAGATTCCAAAACATAACCACTACCCTTTGCTACATAAATTTCCTCCTCGTGTAATAATGTAGTGAACGCCTCATCTATTAATACAGTTATATCTGAATCAATAAAGTTTGGCCTAGCCGATGTCTTGAAAGACCTGTTTTGTGAAGAGTTTTCTACATTAGGCTGACTGTACGATGCttctagttttaaattaaatttaattggtgATATGGCaacaattgattttaataaatcacaAAGTTCTTTTTTTAACGATtggaaaaaagaaatataattttcgaaattgtttaaatttctaGCGTAATACCAAACGATTTTTCGACCGTGTGCGGATTTAACTTCAACAAAGCCTAGTTTATTAGCTATATCCATTCGAGCCTTTTTCGATTTAATGCAGGATGCTGTGTTTTCAACGTGTACACGCTTTCCCCCTACCATAGCCATATAAGAatctacttaaaaataaatagaaataaatagaaatctagcgccaataattataaaataatcttacTTCTCGTATTGCATAGTCCAGCACTTTCAGCATTCTCCAACACTTCTACACACATTTCATCATTCCCGTCGTTAAAATCATCGGACGGTATATTATTCACATACTGCCAAGAGGGACCTGCTGGTAAGTCAGGGACATATATTCCAGGAGCTATTTCTTTTTCACCAGGTGTCCGGACGCGAACATTgtctacataattaataaaacgtaaattaaatattgaggaaaataaataaataaataaataaatcttactTGTCGTATTGCATAGTCCAGCACTTTCAGCATTCTCCAACACTTCTACACACATTTCATCATTCCCGTCGTTAAAGTCATCGGacgatatattattcatatcttTAGGCTGTAATCCTGATGACTGATCTGTTCTAATCGGGGCGATCTCTACTTCACCTCGTTGTACATCTTGTACTTGTGGAGCAATTACTGTATTATCACGTCGTGCACTGTTGTGAGTGTTTTTCATATGGCGAGCAAGGTTCGACTggtaactaaataatttagtacATTGGAAGCATGGAAAGCAGACTTTATCGTGCGTTTTTTCATGTCTCTTCAAATTGTCCTTACGCGTAAACGTAGACACAcactttatacatttaaacataatgaaaagtaaaaacaaagACGTTTCGAGAAATAGGTGCACGGCGGTTTAAGGCTGTAGACGTACTGAAAGACTGATATCTCTCAGAGCCAGAagtcttaaaattttaaagtcgATGCGAGCGAACGAGAACGATAAATGTGTCGGGGCAGACTAAACCGATTCAGCTACACTCGGTGATATATATAAGCAGAGGTACGCTATGAAGAACTAATGCTTCTTGTGGTAGATACTTGTATTATtagtgtatattaaaatataattaagtaattgattattataataaataactaatgttTCCTTGTGTatgaatagaaaaaatattgaatacgaATAATATCTAATGGCATGAAATATACGACGATAGCGCCATTGTGGCTTAATGTTAAGACGGATGCATACGATAGAGGTGGCTATTAAGAAACTGCGACATCCTGGTGACTAAAGAATATTCTAAAGGTAATTTTACTATCGTTAaaatgggcatttaattgaaCCAGGATACCTATTGTCTCTTAATTGATCTATTCCTAATATCGAGACAGcgccaaaatatacctacttaatgtctCTTATTGTCAATCAATATAAATGGTTTTGcagtatatttaattgaataaagaTACCTATTGTCCAAAGTGTCTTTTAATATAAATGCCCATTGTGGCTATTAAAAGTGTtctatatatgttatttaaatattttaaaggtataaTGACCGAGTAGACGTCAGttgtttttattactaaaatgcATGTCTTAAATGGGTGAAAATAACATCTAGTACTCAAGTGGTCGGGGTGGCCTAGTGGTAATTAATTCGCTTTGGAGCTGGTGGGTCCGGGTTCGAATCCCGGGCGGTTGTTTTGCAGTTTTTTTCACGATAACggaaaattaaatgatatcaGTGATAATAATCGTTAAcatgtgataaaatatgataacgtgtgataacaataatataagtaacgcACTTACGCAAGCAGCGGGATGAGGATAAGGGTGCGGGCGGTGGGATGAGTGATGAGAGATGAGGGATGAGTGATGAGAGATGAGTGATGAGGGATGAGTGATGAGAGATGAGGGATGAGGTTTTAGAATCGGCTAAAATATACTACTAGCGTCAAACTGAAGTGAATACGTCCACGACCGCACATGCGCACTGCATCAAGTACGAACAAGTGCTATTATCAACGGCGATAGTACAGGCATTCGGAGACAGTTAAAAACTTTCGTTATGTCGCGCGTTATTAGATTCAGGATCCCAAAGCAATTTTATTACGGAAGCACTAGTCCaaagcttaaaattaaaaaaagtcaaaaactaATCATCAGATTAGTGGTATCGGTTCAACGTTACAACACGCGCATTCTTAcgtaattactaaatttaaatcgAGATTTGACGACTATAGTTTgacattaaaaatgttagtagTACCTAAGATTACAGGAAATATACCATCAAAACACACAAGTAATACAGGTCATGTACCGCCAGGTATAAATTTGGCCGATCCATTATTTTGGTCTCCACAAAAGATCGATATATTAATAGGTGCAGCACATTTTTATGAACTAATATGTGAACGTCAGGTCAAACCCACGGCAGATGGCCCTATATTCCAAGAAACAAGACTCGGATGGATAGTTTCGGGATCGTTACCAGTGTGTAATCGTAACACGGAGCCGCCAGACAACATCGCGTGTCACTTTACGTCAATTCATACCGACATCAACATGACAGTAGAACATATGTTACCGTTGTTTTGGCGTATGGAAGAATTCAAAGGAAATGTCACATACACCATCGAGGAAAAGGCGTGTCAAAAATACTTCGATAGGACGGTGACAAGAGGCGCTGATTGTCGATTCATTGTACGTTTACCGTTCCGTGAAAACGTATTAAGTCTTGGTAGCTCATATGACATAGCAAAACGTCGACTGCTAGCTCTCGAGCGTCGTTTTGCgaacaatgaaaaattaaaaaatgattacacTTTTTTTCTAGATGCATATATTCGTTTAGGACATATGGAACAGGTACATGATAACCAAGTAAATGAAGATAAAAGAGAATGTTATTTACCACATCACGCCGTCGTAAAGGAATCGAGTACGTCGACACGTCTCCGAGTTGTTTTTGATGCGTCGTGCAAAACTAGTAGTGGTCTAAGTTTAAATGACGTAGTAATAAAAGGACCCGTATTGCAAGACGAATTGATATATATACTCGCACGTTTTCGAATACATAACTTTGTATTATCGGCGGACATTACAAAGATGTATAGGACATTTTGGGTGGCTGATGAACATAGGACGTTTCAACGTATATTGTGGCGTACTGATCCACAGGAAGACATTAAGATATTTCAGCTTAAAACAATTACGTATGGGACCGTTGCCGCGTCTTTCATGGCCACCGGGTGCTTACATAAACTAGCAGAGTCTCAGGATGTCGACCCCGTAATATCAGAAGTGATAAAACGTGATTTTTACATGGATGATTTTTTAGGAGGCGCTAGCTCTTATGAAGCAGCCAGTCAGTTACGAGACGGTCTAATCAAAACAATGCTATCAGCCGGTTTAGAACTACGGAAGTGGACgtcgaataatataaatttaattaaaggtATATCGAACAACCAGGAAGTTAATAAAACTATACCCATAAGCGACAACAATGCGATAACGAAGGTACTTGGTTTATTTTGGAACTCCGATATCGATGCATTTCAATTCGAAGTAAAGGCAAATAATTTCACGTCCATAAATCATATTACAAAACGATTAATATTATCTGAAATCGCATGTCTATTCGACCCGTTAGGTTTAGTCGGTCCCGCGATTATACGGGCCAAGTTAATGTTGCAACAATTGTGGCGATTAAAAATACAATGGGACGACTCGCTCCCGAGTGACATTAAAGAACAATGGATTATGTATAGAACCTCATTATgccttttaaataatttaatgatacctCGGCAAATTACATGCGAAGGCGATATCATAAACATACAAATTCACGGATTTGCCGACGCAAGTATCGATGCATATGGTTGTTGTTTGTATTTACGCACCCCCAACTCCAGCAGCGTACACACTTCGAAATTAATATGCGCTAAGTCTAAGGTCGTCCTAGCTTGGATTACTTCTCCTTCAACTAAATGGACAACATTCGTAGCTCATCGGGTCGGCGAAATACAAGAACGGACTTCTATCACAAATTGGTCACATGTTAGTACTAAAGAGAATCCCGCCGATATTATTTCACGCGGTTGCTGTCCATCGAAATTAAGTCAAATGTCATTATGGTGGTTTGGACCCGAGTGGCTAATTAGAGACGAACAGATAcgcaataacaacaacaatacgtCGAATTTAGTAATACCTGAATTAAGAGAAATCACTATTTCAAATGTATGTATCGACTCACACAATGACAACCTTTTATTATCAGTCTTAAATAAGTATTCGTCTATGAGCAGATTGCTCCACGTAATAGCATATTGTTTAcgctataaatacaatttattacataaagGGTCAAGGTTAACTGGTTCACTTAGCAaggaagaaattaaaaatgcccgtgtcgtaataataaatactattcaaaaCAAAGAATTTTATTCCGAAATAcaagatttaatgaaattaaaaaatgtcaaagcATCAAGTAAATTACTTCGATTGTGCCCTTTCATAGACGACGACGGTTTAATAAGAGTGGGAGGACGTTTGAAAAATGCTACAACGATAGACATTAATCAGCGGCATCCGATCGTTTTGCCCGCAGATAATCATTTTACGCGCTTATTGTTCAAATGTGAACACGAATGATGTATGCACGGTGGACCACAAGCCACCTTATCAGCGATACGTTTACTATATTGGCCATTAAATGGTCGAAATATAGCTCAAAGTACGGTACATCGATGCGTAAAATGTTTTCGATATAAGCCGGTCGTAATACAACCAATTATGGGTCAATTACCTGCCGATCACGTTGAACCAGCGCGTCCGTTTTTGAAATGTGGAATCGACTTCGCGGGACCGTTCTTAATTAAATCTAGTATACGCCGTAACGCGCCTTTACTAAAGggttatgtatgtatttttgtatgttttacgACTAAAGCCGTACACATAGAATTAGTCAGAGACCTATCCACGCAAGCATTTATTAGTGCTCTAAATCGATTTTTTGATAGACGCGGAAAGAGTATAACTATATACTCAGATAATGCAACTAATTTTGTTGGTGCAAGTCATAAATTAAAAGAGTGGTACGACTTATTCCAAACAGAACAACATAAGAAGAAGGTCGAGGAAGTGCTATCAGAAAGTGAAGTCCAATGGAGATTTATACCCCCGCGTTCTCCGCATTTCGGTGGATTATGGGAAGCAGCTgttaaatcaatgaaaaatatagttCAAAAAACATTAGGCAATGTTCATTTGACGTATGAAGAACTGTATACTGTACTCACTCGCACTGAGGCCTGTCTCAATTCCCGTCCACTTACTCCTATTTCTACCGATCCAAATGACTTGTCAGTATTGACGCCAGGTCATTTCTTAATAGGTGACTCTCTATTAGCCATTCCTGAACCTGACATAGCGAATGTCAACATAAACAGATTGACACGATGGCGTAGATTGAACCATTATTCCCAAATCATTTGGAAAAAGTGGAGTCGGGAATATTTAAATCAACTCCAGGAGAGGAAAAGGTGGGCAGGCGAGAAAGGGCCTAAATTAGAAATTGGTACTGTGGTCCTAGTTCGTGACGAAAATCTTTCCCCCCTGTATTGGAAATTGGGTAGAGTAACAAGCGTGCAACGGGGTCCTGACGAAATCATTCGTTCGGCTGAGGTCAAGTTGGAAAAGGGTTCAATCACACGAGCAGTACGGAAATTGTGTCCCCTCCCTTTTGACGggaatgaaaataaatagtcaattgatttatatgaatatattatgttcctttGTTGGACATTATGTTACAGCTAGGGATCAACATtttgaaactatattttttttgtacctacaataattatatattaatttgatttgagaattatttaattttatattcaatttagtgtttattgtttatgttattgtaaaataatttgtatcacgctcatatgtaattatattttttttttgtgttgaaaATGTTTCAAGGGGGGCGGTATGTTGTGTCCCCACCGCGTATGGTGCTCCGTCGAGTCCAGTAATGTTATTTGTATAAAGATAAGATATCGTCGTTCACAAGAGTGAACgtagtaattgttttttttttcttgtgcgCAACAGTCGTCGCTAGTCGATCGTCGTAACTAAATACCCCTACGCTTTATaaacacaaaatgtatattataacttaaaggtttatattaattattaaaagtgtttaattataataaaatataaatgataataaaatcgagcgtaatattttaaatgtcaaaatatacaGTCCACTAACGTCACCATACAATCGTGGCCTTCATGGCTACATCCCTCAtcggttatattatatcaaatttttaaaaaaaaataattacgtttatagtttaaaggttttttaattattaaaaagaaaagaacTTTAATTTGTTATGGATCTACCGGTAATTGTGTCAAAATCGGTATTTGACATACGTCCATTTGGTAAGCaaacaaatttcaattattgtgttattagagtgtaagttaacgaaaaaaattattacattaaatttagagCAATGGTGTACGCCCatgtctgaatctaattacaTTTCAATTACTAATAACTTACATACCAGGTGTATGATATATTACCAGATATATTACCAGAAACATGTGAGGCAggagtattaattttatcaaaagacattttttataaattaaggtACGCAAATACGTGGATATATACGACTAGAGGTGAAACATTAACTATTGCATGTCGAGGAAATACGGAACCGTATATACAAAAGATAAAAATCAAGGGTTGATTACCCTGACTCCAGATTGTAGGGCATACGGAAACGATATAATTTTGAATCCGACGCagtatataaaatctaaatactaAGTAAATTTTATTCCACAAATAGGATCGGGAAATTTAGTATTCACgattcctaataaaataaaagatataaaCCTACCTAGGTTAGTAATTAAGGAAGATAATCACAAACTAGAACGAATTCACGAAATAGCACATTCACTTGACGAGGTACAGAACATGATAGATAGTGAAATAGAAAAACAGTCGGGACAggacataataaacaataagcgCAACTATTTGTTGTATTTAGCGATAGGATTATTAATATTCTCATTAATGTtactatttgtaatatatataacatataaatgtaaactaACTTCGTTAAGGCAACCTCGTTATGAAATGGTACGAATGGTAAAAAGTAAGTTTTATGCGGAAACCACAAGTAACACCGCTAAAGGTGTTATTCAAGTGGAACAGGAACAAAGTAAAGGAAAAAGCGTATTgccgaaaataaaataagatataattaatacataataaaataatataataatatgtaaattaaatattaaaataatataatataattttaaacgataatattagAACAATGATTAACAATCATTATAggataagtataaaaaaaaaaaaaaaatataaataaatgttaaaatataatatagattgagAGAATCCGGAGCTTTTTAGGGCTCCGTAAACCACCCACGACAAAAGGGGAACACTTTTGTCGCGACCtgtgagccgcaccgcgtgatGACCCGAGGGCCAAGTCGGTGGAGCTCACAGGCTTTGTACACGCAACGACAATTGAATGCCGAGGATTCATTTAGTTAGgggaaataacattaaaataataaaagaaaggtTATGAACAAGATATATTGACACATGGCAAAtacaaaatcatataatttgtCGCATGCTTTCCCGGCCCACGGGAGGCGACGCACCATATCACTCATGGTGTGTCCTCGCAGGGTTACCGGGAAAACGTGCTGGTAAAGGGGGGACAGGggaaattaggtatattacgaCTTTGACGTGATGAGCATGCAGCGTGCATGGTCGATGTTGATAGGAGCTGTCGGCCGCCGCCCGGGCCCTCATGGCGGACTTAGCCCATCATCGTGGTTGACTACAGGCGTTGAAAAATGTTGACGGCAGTTGGTGTGTATTCAACGAAGTCTGTTGGTGAGTCGAAAAGGCCTGAGTGCCGCGTGGTTCCTGGGTGGTTGTGTGTTGGTCGTCGAACAGACGGGTGGATGGTCTCGACCGGGCAGGTGTGGAGCCGTGAGAACCAGCCAGGTAGAGCGTAGGTGAAAAAGTGTGTTGAAACGGAGACCCGGCGACGGCGGAGCTTTTTTGTGTTGagtggggcaggtcagtgtcgtCATATTGCGGGAATACATCATATTTTCGGGGTGTACAGTATTGTTCCGCCGGTGCGGTGCCGCCGGACGCGACGAAAGCGCCGACAGCAACGGCGGCCGTGTGTGGCGACATGTGGACACCGTACACTGCGGGTTTGTGGGGGCCAGGggacaattattacataatactgcGGTCACTTCTGCATTAGCGCgcgataatcataataatatataactaaggTGCGCTCAATGCTCATTAGTGGCAATATGGGTACAGGTATgtttgtgatataataatattaatgcaaaaaATGCTGTGACGTTACAagatattgaaatttaataataaattttacaataGAAAGGAAGTCAAATTCGTAATCATGGATTTTGAGTTCACCATGATGAATAGAACGAGTATAGTGGTAATATTCGGAGCAATTTCGAACAGCCTGAACAAGTGCAAAATTCGAAAGGTAGAAGGGAGACCGCTACTTTTGCTTACTTCATGAAAAAGTAAGAGAAATGAAAGTTCATGAATTACTGTTGGCCAAAAAGGAAATCAAGTGGATACTAAGCTGTAAACAGGTACTTCAGGAGGCTTGTTTAACGCAACTCGAGAAAagtataaattctagtttaaataatttaaaaccagacTATATTGAAAGGTATATTTCAAAAGGAGATAAATTAAACGTAATAGTAGTGTGGAATGGGCATTCTGATAGAAACATTTTACAAAGAATGGAAAtagataaatttgaaattttgaatataacatGTTATGATGAACATCTTACAAaagaatttacaattaaattagaaaaactaaaaacaaaagagattatatttaaatatgaaataggttcatttgaaaaaaatggtaGAATGTTAAATTTGGAGGAAACTCACAGTATCCGAAAAAACATAGAATGACTTACGCTCACGACCCGAAAATGGACGAGAGGTTCACGAAGTGTATATTCAATATGGTTTTGAGGAAACAAGGATACacgaatttaataaaatatttaaattaataaactaattggaaaacttaaattttttaagtaaaacttTGTTTTTGTAAGACGGTCGATCTGACAAGATAAGTAAAATTAGTTAATagaaaacaaagaaaaattattatataataactgttggCGCACGTCGTGTTCTTACCGAAGCAGTTGACACGACGTACTCGCGGTGTCAGgaagacaataataaaatgatacaaattggtaaatggtaggtaaagtataatatttgtattgatcAATTATCTCAGaggatattaataataatttaagtgcaGTTGACGATAGACGTCTCTATGGCAACTACATACAcagaactcaataataataatacaattcacaataataatataaaatgacaaTACAACATACGGGGAGACCTTATCTCAGTGCAACGGCGACTGCGATGATGTTGTTATTGTtgggtggcggcggcggcgacggcggcgatgGTCGTCGGAGGTGGCTGGACGTGACAATTATAGGCGATCAGCTGATCGGCGGCGCAGAccgatattatgataaatcaattaatatggGAATagcacggcggcggcggcgaccacGGCCTTCAGTCGACGGTGAAACGGACGGCGGCGGCTTCACGTACAACGCACTATACTTGACACTCAAATAGATCGGCGGCGCAGACCGATGAACT
This genomic window from Metopolophium dirhodum isolate CAU chromosome 1, ASM1992520v1, whole genome shotgun sequence contains:
- the LOC132938493 gene encoding uncharacterized protein LOC132938493, whose product is MLVVPKITGNIPSKHTSNTGHVPPGINLADPLFWSPQKIDILIGAAHFYELICERQVKPTADGPIFQETRLGWIVSGSLPVCNRNTEPPDNIACHFTSIHTDINMTVEHMLPLFWRMEEFKGNVTYTIEEKACQKYFDRTVTRGADCRFIVRLPFRENVLSLGSSYDIAKRRLLALERRFANNEKLKNDYTFFLDAYIRLGHMEQVHDNQVNEDKRECYLPHHAVVKESSTSTRLRVVFDASCKTSSGLSLNDVVIKGPVLQDELIYILARFRIHNFVLSADITKMYRTFWVADEHRTFQRILWRTDPQEDIKIFQLKTITYGTVAASFMATGCLHKLAESQDVDPVISEVIKRDFYMDDFLGGASSYEAASQLRDGLIKTMLSAGLELRKWTSNNINLIKGISNNQEVNKTIPISDNNAITKVLGLFWNSDIDAFQFEVKANNFTSINHITKRLILSEIACLFDPLGLVGPAIIRAKLMLQQLWRLKIQWDDSLPSDIKEQWIMYRTSLCLLNNLMIPRQITCEGDIINIQIHGFADASIDAYGCCLYLRTPNSSSVHTSKLICAKSKVVLAWITSPSTKWTTFVAHRVGEIQERTSITNWSHVSTKENPADIISRGCCPSKLSQMSLWWFGPEWLIRDEQIRNNNNNTSNLVIPELREITISNVCIDSHNDNLLLSVLNKYSSMSRLLHVIAYCLRYKYNLLHKGSRLTGSLSKEEIKNARVVIINTIQNKEFYSEIQDLMKLKNVKASSKLLRLCPFIDDDGLIRVGGRLKNATTIDINQRHPIVLPADNHFTRLLFKCEHE
- the LOC132938485 gene encoding uncharacterized protein LOC132938485, giving the protein MKNTHNSARRDNTVIAPQVQDVQRGEVEIAPIRTDQSSGLQPKDMNNISSDDFNDGNDEMCVEVLENAESAGLCNTTNNVRVRTPGEKEIAPGIYVPDLPAGPSWQYVNNIPSDDFNDGNDEMCVEVLENAESAGLCNTRSKIIL
- the LOC132938501 gene encoding uncharacterized protein LOC132938501, yielding MGQLPADHVEPARPFLKCGIDFAGPFLIKSSIRRNAPLLKGYVCIFVCFTTKAVHIELVRDLSTQAFISALNRFFDRRGKSITIYSDNATNFVGASHKLKEWYDLFQTEQHKKKVEEVLSESEVQWRFIPPRSPHFGGLWEAAVKSMKNIVQKTLGNVHLTYEELYTVLTRTEACLNSRPLTPISTDPNDLSVLTPGHFLIGDSLLAIPEPDIANVNINRLTRWRRLNHYSQIIWKKWSREYLNQLQERKRWAGEKGPKLEIGTVVLVRDENLSPLYWKLGRVTSVQRGPDEIIRSAEVKLEKGSITRAVYDILPDILPETCEAGVLILSKDIFYKLRYANTWIYTTRGETLTIACRGNTEPYIQKIKIKGSGNLVFTIPNKIKDINLPRLVIKEDNHKLERIHEIAHSLDEVQNMIDSEIEKQSGQDIINNKRNYLLQPRYEMVRMVKSKFYAETTSNTAKGVIQVEQEQSKGKSVLPKIK